Proteins found in one Thermodesulfobacteriota bacterium genomic segment:
- a CDS encoding SDR family oxidoreductase gives MKTISILGCGWLGLPLAEKLIQLGHSVKGSTRSSTDLPRLGQKGIIPFSINLDPTIIAENADSFFDTEILIINFPPQRREDIVKYHEMQAISLIESIKKSAIEKVIFVSSTSVYPDLNREVSEDDTHGPTKESGKALIKFESLLKECSEFKTTILRFAGLIGYNRNPGRFLAGKKEVVNADAPVNLIHRDDCVNIIVEIIDKDLWGETLNACSDVHPLRKDYYISAANKLGLAPPEFKNTEHLSFKIINSDKLKKLLNYQFIHPDPTKIDFN, from the coding sequence ATGAAAACTATAAGCATTTTAGGCTGTGGGTGGCTTGGTCTGCCTTTGGCTGAAAAACTTATCCAATTAGGCCATAGTGTTAAGGGCTCAACGAGGTCTAGCACCGATCTGCCACGACTGGGACAAAAAGGCATTATCCCCTTTTCAATAAATCTTGATCCCACCATCATAGCAGAGAATGCTGATTCATTTTTTGATACTGAAATATTAATTATAAACTTTCCGCCCCAAAGACGAGAAGATATCGTGAAGTATCATGAGATGCAGGCAATATCACTTATAGAGAGCATCAAAAAATCAGCGATTGAAAAAGTAATCTTTGTAAGCTCGACATCGGTCTATCCAGATCTAAATAGAGAAGTATCGGAAGATGACACGCATGGGCCTACAAAAGAATCGGGAAAAGCGCTTATCAAATTTGAATCCTTACTTAAAGAGTGCTCTGAGTTCAAAACTACAATACTCAGATTCGCTGGGCTTATAGGATATAATCGCAACCCCGGCAGGTTTTTGGCAGGCAAGAAAGAAGTAGTAAATGCAGATGCTCCTGTAAACCTGATCCACAGGGATGATTGTGTAAATATAATAGTTGAAATTATTGATAAAGACCTATGGGGCGAGACCTTAAATGCCTGCTCAGATGTGCATCCACTTAGAAAAGACTACTATATAAGCGCGGCCAATAAATTAGGCCTCGCACCTCCTGAATTCAAAAATACTGAGCACTTAAGCTTTAAAATCATAAATAGCGATAAGCTAAAAAAACTGCTAAATTATCAATTTATCCATCCCGATCCTACAAAAATTGACTTTAACTAG